A region of Desulfosporosinus sp. Sb-LF DNA encodes the following proteins:
- a CDS encoding trimethylamine methyltransferase family protein — protein MRFDYYSEVQLLQVHEASLDLLKRVGISTSSKRFRTLLLDHGCIEKGNRILFTQDVIDKGMKTVPAVFNLHGRNDLHRLEIGSKKAYCQTLVGAPSVIDIESGKRRDALLKDLEDITRLADALDNIDIISPLFPRDVPQEIILTVETATCLRNTSKPLSICVESSRELKFIKELLVAAAGSEKALMEKPLATLPVSPVSPLEYGFGPAEALLDVVEAGLPLGVEPCPQMGATGPMSMNGLVAMHNAEILAGVIAAQLFKPGCPLTMSSRATFMDMRTGLGLWAMPEMGMMSAGLNQLGRYYHIPVAPGGYCGSSKIADMQSGYEHLYNALMEALAGSDIIGSAGSLDNALVECYTMLVMDDEISSVVQRTIREFEVNEENLAVDVIAEIVENHDNFLGHKHTRKYLRSGELWVPTISQRQTFEQWAIKGQKVEDVAKEKAKNLVATHQPAPLGVEVEKEFAKVIADAKRSLM, from the coding sequence ATGAGATTTGATTACTATTCTGAGGTGCAACTTTTGCAGGTTCACGAAGCAAGCCTTGATCTCCTAAAAAGAGTGGGGATTAGTACTAGTTCAAAAAGGTTCCGGACACTACTTTTAGATCACGGCTGCATTGAAAAGGGTAACAGAATTCTTTTTACTCAAGATGTTATTGATAAAGGGATGAAAACTGTACCAGCTGTTTTCAATCTCCATGGCAGAAATGACCTGCATCGATTGGAAATCGGCAGTAAAAAAGCTTACTGTCAGACATTGGTTGGCGCTCCGTCTGTGATTGATATAGAGAGCGGAAAACGCAGGGATGCCCTACTCAAGGATTTGGAGGATATTACCCGCTTGGCGGATGCCCTGGACAATATCGATATTATTTCACCCCTCTTTCCCAGGGACGTTCCTCAGGAAATAATTCTGACGGTTGAGACGGCTACCTGTTTGCGTAATACTTCCAAACCCCTGAGTATCTGTGTGGAGTCCTCACGGGAATTGAAATTTATTAAAGAACTGTTGGTGGCAGCGGCAGGCAGCGAAAAGGCTCTCATGGAAAAACCTTTGGCCACTTTACCTGTTTCGCCGGTCAGCCCCTTGGAATATGGATTTGGACCAGCGGAAGCACTGTTAGATGTGGTGGAAGCGGGTCTGCCGTTAGGCGTGGAGCCTTGTCCACAAATGGGTGCTACTGGTCCGATGAGCATGAATGGTCTCGTTGCTATGCACAATGCGGAAATCCTGGCCGGCGTGATCGCGGCGCAGCTTTTCAAACCCGGCTGTCCCTTAACAATGTCCTCACGTGCGACATTTATGGATATGAGGACAGGTCTTGGATTATGGGCAATGCCTGAAATGGGTATGATGTCTGCGGGACTGAATCAATTAGGACGTTACTATCATATCCCTGTTGCTCCCGGTGGATATTGTGGAAGCTCCAAGATTGCAGATATGCAGAGCGGGTATGAACACCTTTACAACGCCTTAATGGAAGCTCTTGCTGGCAGTGACATCATCGGATCGGCTGGTTCACTAGATAATGCCTTGGTGGAGTGTTACACCATGCTGGTCATGGATGATGAGATTTCTTCGGTGGTTCAAAGAACCATAAGAGAATTTGAAGTTAACGAAGAGAACCTGGCGGTTGATGTTATAGCCGAAATAGTAGAAAACCACGATAATTTTCTCGGTCATAAACATACCAGGAAATATCTGCGATCTGGGGAATTATGGGTACCAACCATTAGCCAGAGACAAACATTCGAACAATGGGCCATTAAAGGCCAGAAAGTCGAGGATGTAGCAAAAGAAAAAGCCAAGAATTTAGTGGCTACTCATCAACCGGCGCCTTTAGGTGTCGAAGTCGAAAAAGAATTTGCAAAGGTTATTGCTGATGCAAAAAGATCATTGATGTAA
- a CDS encoding corrinoid protein has translation MADEEILKKIIEGVQEGDDAQVIEWTGKAVAAGIEPLVVINEGLTKGIQAVGALFGNGTYFLPDLLLGAKAMDAGIKVIEPLMAGQKREFLGRVLMGTVQGDLHEIGKNIVIMMLKTAGFEVLDLGIDVPAKKFIEQTLDFKPDIIGISALLTTTVGRQKEIVELLEEEGLRKKVKVMIGGAPINQNWADTIGADGYAEDASVAVDVAKRLLGVSAG, from the coding sequence ATGGCTGATGAAGAGATTTTAAAAAAGATTATTGAAGGTGTTCAAGAAGGCGACGACGCGCAGGTAATAGAGTGGACTGGAAAAGCAGTTGCAGCTGGGATCGAACCTCTTGTGGTCATCAATGAGGGCCTCACCAAAGGAATTCAGGCAGTAGGTGCCTTGTTTGGTAACGGAACCTACTTCTTACCAGATTTATTGTTAGGTGCTAAAGCCATGGATGCGGGAATCAAAGTAATAGAACCGCTAATGGCTGGTCAAAAAAGGGAGTTTTTAGGACGAGTGCTGATGGGAACAGTTCAAGGCGATTTACATGAAATTGGCAAAAATATTGTAATAATGATGTTGAAGACGGCAGGATTTGAGGTGTTGGACTTAGGGATTGACGTTCCCGCCAAAAAGTTTATTGAGCAAACCCTGGATTTCAAGCCCGACATTATTGGAATTTCTGCGCTTCTGACAACGACTGTTGGGCGACAGAAGGAAATTGTTGAACTTCTGGAAGAAGAAGGTCTCAGAAAAAAAGTTAAGGTCATGATCGGCGGTGCACCAATTAACCAGAATTGGGCTGATACTATTGGAGCCGATGGATATGCTGAAGATGCTTCGGTGGCTGTCGATGTTGCCAAACGGCTTTTGGGAGTGTCGGCTGGGTAA
- a CDS encoding sigma 54-interacting transcriptional regulator, translating to MLKNSSLIKDVFGAFISDIHQGLAVIDSAGILEICNSSFAEILQVDQVFLMNRKISEIIPGFQEPCFGSNTFIKQPYNSKNICLKTLPMGNEITGTFFLVIISEDEDEDEDEDQDMEKTLFLDEAYRTILDNIDEGVMIVDSRNRIVYCNRVQLEFDGLKLENIIGRHTAEVYNFDPEDSTLGKCLKKEEFFGTYVQYYCSNYGKHVRVTGNNFPVKQRERTTGAVAVYRNLQESEEMVDKIIDLQKRLELEQSDLLSVLVSGSSAKERSFSFDDILGDSVRIRDSVSWARGAAKSDSPVFIYGETGTGKEMFAQSIHGSSSRCLKPMVSINCAAIPETLLEGIIFGTVKGVFTGAIDRKGLFEEADGGTLFLDEINSMPLGLQSKLLRALEERKIRRLGGKNEIPVDVRIISTCNIEPLEVIRQNLLRSDLYYRLAVINLEIPPLRTRKEDINLLVRIFVKGFNVKMKKNICEISPDIFALLESHDWPGNVRQLKHWIEAAMNMVPEDEPVFSIKYTPRNFNSFMGTMSIINEKINQLEVFTEIKEQECARLINALKRHGGNITKAANELSISRQVLYYRIRKMGIKHKNYKL from the coding sequence ATGCTAAAGAATAGCTCTCTTATTAAAGACGTGTTTGGAGCATTCATTTCGGATATACATCAGGGATTAGCTGTCATTGATTCAGCAGGTATATTGGAAATTTGCAATTCGAGTTTTGCAGAGATATTGCAGGTTGACCAGGTGTTTCTAATGAATAGAAAAATTTCGGAAATTATTCCGGGATTTCAAGAGCCTTGTTTTGGGTCTAATACGTTTATTAAACAGCCATATAATAGTAAAAACATTTGTTTAAAAACACTGCCTATGGGAAATGAAATCACCGGTACATTTTTTTTGGTCATCATATCTGAGGACGAGGACGAGGACGAGGACGAGGATCAGGATATGGAAAAGACGTTATTTCTAGATGAAGCATACAGAACCATTCTGGACAATATCGACGAAGGGGTGATGATAGTTGATTCTAGAAATAGGATCGTTTACTGCAATAGGGTTCAGTTAGAATTTGACGGGCTGAAACTTGAAAATATTATTGGTCGACATACGGCGGAAGTTTATAACTTTGATCCAGAAGACAGTACACTGGGGAAATGTTTAAAGAAAGAAGAGTTCTTTGGTACTTATGTTCAATACTACTGCTCTAATTATGGTAAGCATGTTCGTGTCACTGGAAATAATTTTCCAGTCAAACAACGAGAAAGAACTACGGGAGCAGTAGCTGTCTACAGAAATTTGCAAGAGAGTGAAGAGATGGTTGACAAAATAATTGACCTACAAAAGAGATTGGAGCTTGAGCAGTCGGATTTGCTTAGCGTCTTGGTCAGTGGTTCGTCAGCAAAAGAACGGAGTTTTTCGTTTGACGACATCCTTGGTGACAGTGTCCGTATTCGTGATAGCGTCAGTTGGGCAAGGGGTGCTGCCAAATCGGATTCACCAGTCTTTATTTACGGGGAAACCGGTACGGGCAAAGAGATGTTCGCCCAGAGCATTCACGGCAGCAGTAGTCGATGCCTAAAACCCATGGTGTCCATTAACTGCGCTGCCATCCCCGAAACATTGCTGGAGGGCATTATTTTTGGTACGGTCAAAGGTGTGTTTACTGGTGCGATTGACCGGAAAGGTTTATTTGAGGAAGCGGACGGCGGCACTCTCTTTTTAGATGAGATCAATTCCATGCCCCTTGGTTTGCAGAGCAAATTGCTCCGCGCCCTGGAAGAAAGAAAAATTAGGCGACTTGGAGGAAAGAACGAGATTCCTGTCGATGTACGCATCATTAGCACTTGCAATATCGAACCCCTAGAAGTCATCCGTCAAAATCTCTTGCGAAGTGATTTATATTACCGGCTGGCGGTGATTAACTTGGAAATCCCGCCTTTGCGCACAAGGAAAGAGGACATCAATCTTCTGGTAAGGATTTTTGTGAAAGGTTTTAATGTAAAAATGAAAAAGAATATTTGCGAAATTTCCCCAGATATATTCGCGCTGTTGGAAAGCCATGACTGGCCAGGCAATGTCAGACAGTTGAAACACTGGATTGAAGCGGCAATGAATATGGTTCCAGAGGATGAACCCGTTTTTAGCATAAAATATACGCCCCGAAATTTCAACTCCTTTATGGGTACTATGTCTATAATCAATGAAAAGATAAATCAACTCGAAGTGTTTACGGAGATTAAGGAGCAGGAATGCGCTAGGTTGATCAACGCTTTGAAACGGCATGGTGGTAATATCACCAAGGCGGCCAATGAATTGAGTATTAGCAGGCAGGTCCTGTATTATAGGATACGCAAAATGGGTATCAAACATAAAAATTATAAATTATAA
- a CDS encoding trimethylamine methyltransferase family protein, which translates to MMSGFSLNTFTEEQLDLIHFASLEILRDVGVKVELEEATQIFAGAGCMVEKHKDYSIVKIPSYVVEDCLRWAPSSIVFYGRDEKDDYAVDGKRTGASPFGENVQVIDRQSRKIRRSVKQDLAQATLLCDYYNQVPMVERSMCSGDQNPGAQTLHNFEAMVTNTSKHILLSFGMGDSAKKILEMAYAVAGSKGNFEKRPFVTAFVCPTSPLVLVKQCCEGTITAARGGAGVAIIPMALSGATAPATLGGTLVQHNAEVLSTLVLAQLTRKGTPTMYCTCSTIMDLRFTVAAVGAPEWGMLSAALARVAQYYKLPFWGNGGQTDSKLVDAQAGYESSLTMLLTTLSGANITYGAGCLESGLTFDFAKFVLDIENFTRVRKVIGGIDLSDESLALDIIKEVGPGGEFMTHPHTFKHMREMSIAAIFDRRNREVWMDLTGGKGVTERAYAEAERIITEHKVVPVSAAAISVMDGVINEFESQLEK; encoded by the coding sequence ATGATGTCTGGTTTTAGTTTGAATACTTTTACCGAAGAGCAATTGGATTTGATCCATTTCGCTAGTTTGGAAATTTTGCGGGATGTGGGAGTCAAGGTTGAGCTGGAAGAAGCGACGCAAATTTTTGCAGGCGCCGGCTGTATGGTGGAAAAACATAAGGACTACTCTATCGTGAAGATTCCTTCTTATGTGGTCGAAGACTGCCTGCGCTGGGCGCCAAGCAGTATCGTTTTTTATGGCCGTGACGAGAAGGATGACTATGCTGTGGATGGCAAACGAACTGGTGCGAGTCCCTTTGGCGAGAATGTTCAGGTGATCGACCGACAAAGCAGAAAGATACGGAGATCGGTCAAGCAGGATTTGGCCCAGGCTACCTTGTTGTGCGATTACTATAACCAGGTGCCTATGGTGGAGCGGTCGATGTGTTCTGGCGATCAAAACCCCGGGGCACAAACATTGCATAATTTTGAGGCCATGGTAACCAATACTTCCAAGCATATTCTTCTTTCCTTTGGTATGGGTGATAGCGCTAAAAAAATCCTTGAAATGGCGTATGCGGTGGCCGGAAGCAAGGGGAATTTTGAGAAACGTCCTTTTGTAACCGCTTTCGTCTGTCCCACCAGTCCATTGGTTTTAGTCAAACAATGCTGTGAAGGCACGATCACTGCGGCGAGAGGTGGCGCGGGTGTGGCTATCATCCCCATGGCGCTGAGCGGCGCAACTGCGCCGGCTACCTTAGGCGGAACATTGGTGCAGCATAACGCCGAGGTCCTAAGCACTTTGGTCTTGGCCCAATTGACCAGAAAGGGCACGCCCACCATGTACTGCACCTGTAGCACGATTATGGACTTGCGGTTCACCGTGGCTGCGGTAGGGGCACCGGAATGGGGAATGTTGAGTGCTGCTTTGGCCAGAGTCGCCCAGTATTACAAGTTACCTTTCTGGGGGAATGGTGGGCAGACCGACAGCAAATTGGTTGATGCCCAAGCCGGCTATGAATCTTCACTGACTATGCTGTTAACCACCTTGTCCGGCGCGAATATTACCTATGGGGCGGGCTGTCTGGAATCCGGCTTAACCTTTGATTTTGCTAAATTTGTTCTGGATATCGAAAACTTCACCCGGGTGCGCAAAGTGATTGGTGGAATCGATCTGAGCGATGAGTCGCTGGCTCTGGATATCATCAAAGAAGTTGGCCCAGGGGGGGAATTTATGACTCATCCGCATACCTTTAAACACATGAGAGAAATGTCCATTGCCGCAATTTTTGACCGGCGCAATCGTGAAGTTTGGATGGATTTGACCGGCGGCAAAGGTGTCACTGAACGTGCTTATGCTGAGGCCGAGCGAATTATAACTGAGCATAAGGTGGTGCCTGTATCAGCGGCTGCCATCAGTGTCATGGATGGAGTCATTAACGAGTTTGAATCTCAATTAGAGAAATAA
- the caiT gene encoding L-carnitine/gamma-butyrobetaine antiporter: protein MSDTQKTVQKLETDKILYFAPIILIIGVCIYLGLNLKRASEIIDISFAFVTGNFSWFYQIFTFGCLLVCLYMIFGKYSTLRFGNEKPEFSTFSWLSMIFTAALGGSVVLWATIEPFYYLSGPPFDVKPFSYEAYQWATAYPLFHWGFTGNSMYCALGVAFGYMFWVRKKDVNRASSACAMLLGDKITRGWVGKVIDVLLILSIVGGIATTLGLATPLASELIVSVFNIPRTMTMDISLILFWIIAISLCVYSGLHKGIKLISNIRMWLIFAVLAYVFIVGPKVFILNNFCEGLGNMMNGFFKMSFYTEPFGNKDFNGFPQWWTIFYWAWWASYASQMGIYFARISKGRTVREFCIAILTATGLGVWIFFAVFGNYTLHTFINDRLPQLADTLKNSGNALAVVQVWASLPLPKMFLFVMLLMTLLATITLLNGTAYTLAILSTKKITGEQEPPGWNRISWVFVLGILALILMAIGGLKAVQTSSVLVSLPMLFIFIIIIIGFFKVIKEDDWGNFQRDAVKTVPSAIEADPVLNSDDKSK, encoded by the coding sequence ATGAGTGACACGCAGAAAACGGTTCAAAAGTTAGAAACCGATAAAATTTTGTACTTTGCACCGATTATTTTGATAATAGGAGTTTGCATCTATCTGGGTCTTAATCTAAAAAGGGCCAGTGAGATAATCGATATTTCTTTTGCCTTCGTCACTGGAAATTTTAGCTGGTTTTATCAGATTTTCACGTTTGGTTGTTTGTTAGTTTGTTTGTACATGATTTTTGGCAAATACAGCACTCTTAGATTTGGTAATGAAAAACCGGAATTTTCCACTTTTAGCTGGCTGTCTATGATTTTCACCGCAGCCTTGGGCGGATCGGTGGTTTTGTGGGCCACCATTGAACCATTTTATTATCTGTCAGGACCTCCCTTTGACGTAAAACCGTTTTCCTATGAAGCATACCAATGGGCAACTGCCTATCCCTTGTTTCACTGGGGCTTTACTGGTAACTCCATGTACTGTGCCTTGGGAGTAGCCTTTGGCTATATGTTCTGGGTGCGTAAGAAAGACGTGAATAGAGCCAGCAGTGCCTGCGCTATGCTCTTGGGTGATAAAATTACCCGTGGCTGGGTCGGCAAAGTGATTGATGTCCTGCTGATTCTCTCCATCGTGGGCGGGATAGCCACAACCCTTGGGTTGGCTACACCATTGGCCAGTGAACTGATTGTTTCCGTTTTCAACATCCCGCGGACTATGACCATGGATATCAGTTTAATCCTTTTCTGGATCATCGCCATCTCTCTCTGCGTTTACAGCGGACTTCATAAAGGAATTAAATTGATCAGCAACATTCGGATGTGGCTAATATTTGCAGTTCTGGCCTATGTTTTCATTGTCGGCCCTAAAGTCTTCATATTGAATAATTTCTGCGAAGGCTTGGGTAATATGATGAATGGCTTCTTTAAAATGAGCTTTTATACTGAGCCTTTTGGCAACAAGGATTTTAACGGTTTCCCCCAATGGTGGACTATTTTCTACTGGGCTTGGTGGGCAAGCTATGCGTCACAAATGGGTATTTACTTTGCCCGGATCTCCAAAGGGCGTACGGTTAGAGAATTTTGCATCGCAATTTTAACTGCCACAGGACTGGGTGTATGGATTTTCTTCGCTGTCTTTGGCAACTACACATTGCATACCTTTATTAATGACCGTCTGCCACAGTTGGCAGACACCTTGAAAAATTCAGGCAATGCATTGGCGGTAGTGCAGGTCTGGGCATCCTTACCCCTGCCTAAGATGTTCCTTTTCGTCATGTTGTTAATGACACTTTTGGCGACGATTACATTGTTAAACGGTACTGCCTACACCTTAGCCATATTGAGCACTAAGAAAATAACCGGCGAGCAGGAGCCACCTGGCTGGAACCGGATTTCCTGGGTCTTTGTCTTGGGTATCTTGGCCTTGATCCTCATGGCCATCGGCGGCTTGAAAGCCGTGCAAACTTCTAGTGTCCTAGTATCGTTACCCATGCTGTTTATCTTTATCATCATCATTATAGGTTTCTTTAAAGTGATCAAGGAAGATGACTGGGGAAATTTCCAGCGGGATGCGGTAAAAACTGTGCCGTCAGCAATCGAAGCTGACCCTGTCTTAAACTCCGATGACAAATCGAAATAA
- a CDS encoding MFS transporter, which translates to MGSTLEDVEFNPFLKKLITFASGGPFLDGYIMVIIGLALIQLGPRLNLDVFWTGLIGASALAGLFVGGLVFGYVTDLVGRQLMFTIDLIAIIILSIMQMFITTPLELFILRFAMGMAVGADYPIATSIIAEFTPRKYRAMSMGFIAGVWYVGATVADIVGYFLLDVNGGWRWMLGSAAIPAIILVIGRLGTPESPRWLVSKGRIEEARVIVKKIFGPDAEPIMDEHIEKTQLSKLFKSGYLKKLVFVVILYTAQVLPMYAIYTFGPQILNAFGLGSGNMAVLGDIVISAFFLIGCIPAMFWLESVGRRRLCIIGFVVMALAMLVLGMFPSAPIVIIISAFALYAFFSGGPGILEWLYPNELFPTEIRATAIGIAVASSKICTFFAMFILPYSIKEYGIGPTMLIGAIITIIGLVASVVWAPETKGMTLTQSSMAPLIKASK; encoded by the coding sequence ATGGGATCGACGTTAGAGGATGTAGAGTTTAATCCTTTTCTTAAGAAACTGATAACTTTTGCGAGTGGTGGTCCTTTTTTAGATGGATATATTATGGTTATTATTGGGTTAGCGCTTATTCAATTAGGCCCCCGACTTAATCTCGATGTCTTTTGGACTGGATTAATTGGGGCATCTGCACTTGCAGGATTGTTTGTTGGTGGCTTAGTATTCGGATATGTCACTGATTTAGTAGGGCGTCAGCTTATGTTCACAATCGATCTAATCGCTATAATAATTCTTTCAATTATGCAGATGTTTATTACTACCCCGCTTGAGCTTTTTATACTAAGGTTTGCAATGGGAATGGCCGTAGGCGCCGATTACCCGATAGCAACCTCCATAATCGCGGAATTTACGCCTCGAAAATACCGGGCTATGTCTATGGGATTCATTGCAGGGGTTTGGTACGTAGGGGCAACTGTGGCTGACATTGTAGGCTACTTCTTACTTGATGTGAATGGTGGTTGGCGATGGATGTTAGGAAGTGCTGCCATACCCGCTATAATTCTCGTAATTGGTCGTTTGGGCACACCGGAATCACCCCGATGGTTAGTGAGTAAAGGGCGTATTGAAGAGGCCCGTGTGATCGTGAAGAAAATATTTGGCCCTGATGCTGAACCTATAATGGATGAACATATCGAAAAGACTCAGTTAAGTAAATTATTTAAATCAGGATATTTAAAGAAATTGGTATTTGTGGTTATCTTGTACACAGCTCAGGTTTTGCCGATGTATGCTATTTATACATTTGGCCCTCAGATATTGAATGCGTTTGGCCTAGGATCAGGAAATATGGCCGTATTAGGTGATATAGTAATCAGCGCCTTCTTCTTGATTGGCTGTATTCCAGCGATGTTTTGGCTGGAATCAGTAGGCCGACGCCGGTTGTGCATTATAGGTTTTGTTGTAATGGCTTTAGCAATGCTTGTTCTGGGTATGTTCCCGAGTGCACCTATAGTTATTATCATTAGCGCCTTTGCACTTTATGCATTCTTTTCTGGCGGCCCTGGTATTTTGGAATGGCTTTATCCAAATGAGCTTTTCCCAACTGAGATTCGAGCTACGGCAATAGGGATTGCTGTAGCTTCCAGCAAAATTTGTACATTTTTTGCTATGTTTATTCTACCGTATAGTATAAAAGAGTATGGAATCGGACCAACAATGCTCATTGGGGCAATAATTACGATTATTGGCTTAGTAGCGTCAGTAGTTTGGGCCCCTGAGACAAAAGGTATGACGCTAACCCAATCATCCATGGCACCATTGATTAAAGCCTCCAAATGA
- a CDS encoding amidohydrolase family protein — protein sequence MPTSKIALRGALLIDGTGKDPVEKSLVLIEGKNIVYSGQNKNVDSDYQVVDISDAVIIPGLIDTHLHFCGNLSSDDNDWVLEPLFQKAVVSSGQAQEALENGLTTVGEISRFGIDLRNMIEVGVIKGPRIITSGLGFCRTCGHGDSHKLSLEYNEESHPWAERVDGPWELRKAVRQRLRQGPDCIKIWATGGGTWRLDRKADQHYTYEEIMAVVEEASMVGLPVWSHAEGYSGAKDSARAGVSCIIHGQELDEETLDIMREKNITFCPTLQFFYEWYSQYEPPYRTILDHFPGNNTAEKELNRTIANFQTAVAKGIRIVVGSDSFCSRLTPYGRYAITEIHTLCKSGLTPMQTIMAATKNGAEMLKVDNITGTIESGKFADLIVLTKNPLDNIENLSTNNMWAIMKEGEVVKGQL from the coding sequence ATGCCAACATCAAAAATAGCTCTTAGGGGGGCATTACTGATTGATGGCACAGGAAAGGATCCTGTAGAAAAATCGCTTGTTCTTATTGAAGGAAAAAACATTGTATATTCAGGACAGAATAAAAACGTTGACTCTGACTACCAGGTCGTGGATATTTCTGATGCTGTGATTATACCGGGCCTGATTGACACCCACCTTCACTTCTGTGGTAACCTCAGCTCGGATGATAACGACTGGGTTCTAGAGCCGCTGTTCCAGAAAGCAGTTGTCTCTTCCGGCCAAGCTCAGGAAGCATTGGAGAACGGGCTAACCACAGTCGGTGAGATTTCCCGCTTCGGTATCGACCTTCGTAATATGATTGAAGTTGGCGTCATCAAGGGACCGAGAATTATAACATCAGGTCTTGGCTTTTGTAGAACCTGTGGGCACGGCGATTCTCACAAACTGTCGCTGGAATATAATGAAGAGTCACATCCTTGGGCTGAGCGGGTTGACGGACCTTGGGAACTACGCAAAGCTGTTCGTCAACGCTTGCGTCAAGGTCCCGACTGCATCAAAATTTGGGCTACAGGTGGCGGAACTTGGAGACTAGACCGAAAAGCTGACCAGCATTACACCTACGAAGAGATCATGGCTGTTGTAGAAGAGGCTTCTATGGTTGGGCTTCCAGTTTGGTCTCATGCCGAGGGTTACAGCGGTGCTAAAGACTCAGCCAGAGCTGGAGTTTCCTGCATTATACACGGTCAGGAGTTAGATGAAGAAACCCTTGACATAATGAGAGAGAAGAATATTACCTTCTGCCCAACCTTGCAGTTCTTCTACGAGTGGTACAGCCAGTATGAACCACCATATAGAACTATTTTGGATCACTTCCCTGGTAATAATACTGCTGAGAAAGAACTTAACCGCACAATTGCCAACTTCCAGACCGCAGTGGCGAAAGGCATTCGCATTGTTGTCGGTTCTGACTCCTTTTGCAGTAGACTAACCCCCTATGGTAGGTACGCAATAACCGAAATCCATACCTTGTGCAAGTCCGGGCTCACTCCTATGCAGACGATTATGGCCGCGACAAAGAATGGTGCTGAGATGCTCAAGGTCGATAACATCACTGGTACTATCGAGTCAGGCAAGTTCGCCGACCTTATTGTTCTGACAAAGAACCCACTTGATAATATCGAAAATTTGTCTACTAATAATATGTGGGCGATTATGAAAGAGGGCGAGGTAGTAAAAGGACAACTATGA
- the rmuC gene encoding DNA recombination protein RmuC, whose translation MTEQLLIGLIILVVVAIILLIILLTRSSRSPFIQVEGKLATLEKNLERNERLVNGEISRNREESTANARQVREELNQSVRSFNDSVLSRMAEIASLQRNQLDIFATQLASLTKTNDQKLEQLRKTVEDRLILLQKDNGQKLDQMRATVDEKLSATLEQRLGESFKLVSERLEAVHKGLGEMQTLASGVGDLKKVLTNVKTRGMWGEIQLGNLLEQILTPEQYATNVVTKVGSNDRVEFAIKLPARDGQDSIIWLPIDAKFPVEDYERLIEAQEQANIPRIEELGKSLENRIKLEGKAIRDKYIDPPNTTDFGILFLPVEGLYAEVLRRPGLCEILQREYKIVVTGPTTLAALLNSLQMGFRTLAIEKRSSEVWNLLSAVKTEFGKFVEVLEKTQKKLQEASNTIETATRKSRTIARKLKNVQTLPANEAELLLEQGIDCGE comes from the coding sequence ATGACAGAACAGTTACTAATTGGGTTAATTATCCTCGTAGTCGTTGCCATCATTTTACTCATTATCTTATTAACACGCTCGTCACGCTCTCCCTTTATACAGGTCGAGGGTAAATTAGCTACACTAGAGAAAAACTTGGAACGCAACGAACGACTTGTTAATGGCGAAATCTCCAGGAACCGAGAAGAATCCACAGCCAATGCCCGACAAGTTCGTGAAGAGCTAAATCAATCCGTCCGTTCATTTAACGATTCCGTGCTCTCTCGTATGGCCGAAATCGCTAGCCTTCAGCGCAATCAATTAGACATTTTCGCCACTCAGCTAGCCTCTCTCACCAAAACGAACGATCAAAAATTAGAACAGCTACGCAAAACAGTGGAAGATCGCCTTATCCTTCTCCAAAAGGACAATGGACAGAAATTAGACCAAATGCGTGCGACCGTTGACGAAAAACTAAGTGCTACACTTGAGCAACGCTTGGGAGAATCTTTCAAATTAGTCAGTGAGCGCTTAGAAGCAGTGCACAAAGGGCTTGGGGAAATGCAAACCTTGGCTTCAGGTGTCGGTGACTTAAAGAAAGTCCTCACCAATGTAAAAACCCGAGGCATGTGGGGAGAAATTCAACTTGGGAATTTATTAGAGCAAATTCTCACTCCTGAACAATATGCCACGAATGTTGTGACTAAAGTTGGGAGCAACGATCGCGTTGAATTTGCCATCAAGCTCCCCGCTCGAGATGGTCAGGACAGCATTATTTGGCTCCCGATCGATGCCAAATTTCCGGTGGAAGATTATGAACGCTTAATTGAAGCACAAGAACAAGCTAATATCCCACGTATTGAAGAACTGGGTAAATCTCTGGAAAACCGCATTAAGCTGGAGGGGAAAGCGATTCGTGACAAATACATCGATCCCCCCAATACCACAGACTTTGGTATTTTGTTCTTACCCGTTGAAGGATTATATGCAGAAGTATTACGTCGTCCTGGCCTTTGTGAAATCCTTCAACGGGAGTACAAAATCGTCGTAACTGGGCCAACCACATTAGCTGCCCTCCTCAACAGCCTACAAATGGGGTTCAGAACCCTAGCCATAGAAAAGCGCTCTAGCGAAGTCTGGAACTTGCTGAGCGCAGTGAAAACGGAATTTGGCAAATTTGTGGAAGTCCTTGAAAAAACACAGAAGAAACTCCAAGAAGCGAGTAACACCATTGAAACTGCGACCAGAAAGTCTCGAACCATTGCGCGAAAGCTTAAAAATGTGCAGACTCTTCCTGCTAACGAAGCCGAATTACTACTTGAGCAAGGGATAGATTGCGGAGAATAA